A part of Solea solea chromosome 8, fSolSol10.1, whole genome shotgun sequence genomic DNA contains:
- the LOC131464500 gene encoding alpha-N-acetylgalactosaminide alpha-2,6-sialyltransferase 1-like isoform X1, producing the protein MAFKVSGRLCFLVISLTIVLAVLSWDYWLESISSSTFSGNPTEKDVLKGSISPTKAATPMPLLSRSFFKRLPHFDFEEVYDMDAKSKQTTCAQSLRNSEDQDFKKAFLPNIGLFLHKDSINMSKWNQLSHFNSPFGFMESHHDDVMPAVKLIPKPIEPLLSPKPGSGGCVRCAVVGGAGILNGSKMGKEIDSHDYVFRMNGAVIKGYEEDVGNRTSVYVHTAHSITTSLYVFKQYGYTSVPADEDIKFVLIPEGMRDFIWLESLLKGEKITKNSYRNAVPRNYYAGRYNESRFYVLHQDFLRYVRNRFLLSAHLNDSYWAIVRPTNGAFTLFLALHTCDTVSAYGFMTENFKKYSNYYVQRNIKTRVIFYANHDYYQELRMWKKLHQSKILKLYERLESESVTEKPH; encoded by the exons ATGGCATTCAAGGTCTCAGGACGTCTTTGTTTCTTGGTGATTTCACTGACCATTGTACTTGCAGTGCTATCATGGGATTATTGGCTGGAGAGCATCAG CTCGAGTACTTTCTCAGGAAATCCCACAGAAAAGGACGTGTTAAAAGGTTCCATTTCACCGACAAAGGCCGCGACTCCTATGCCGCTCCTCTCAAGAAGTTTCTTCAAAAGGCTTCCTCACTTTGATTTCGAGGAGGTTTATGACATGGACGCTAAGAGCAAACAGACG ACATGTGCTCAGTCTCTGCGCAACTCTGAGGACCAGGACTTTAAGAAGGCTTTCCTTCCCAACATAGGATTGTTTCTGCACAAAGACAGTATTAACATGAGCAAGTGGAACCAACTCTCACATTTTAACAGTCCATTTGGTTTCATGGAATCTCACCACGATG ATGTGATGCCTGCAGTGAAGTTGATCCCAAAGCCTATAGAACCTCTTCTCTCCCCAAAGCCAGGCAGTGGTGGCTGTGTGCGCTGTGCAGTGGTGGGCGGTGCAGGGATCCTCAATGGCTCTAAAATGGGGAAAGAGATTGATTCACACGATTATGTTTTTCG GATGAACGGTGCAGTCATCAAAGGGTATGAAGAGGACGTAGGGAACAGAACGTCGGTGTACGTCCACACAGCTCACTCCATCACTACGTCACTGTATGTCTTCAAGCAGTACGGCTACACATCGGTCCCTGCTGACGAG GATATAAAATTTGTGCTGATTCCTGAAGGAATGAGGGATTTCATTTGGCTCGAGTCTCTTCTCAAAGgagaaaaaattacaaaaaactcTTATAGAAATGCAGT ACCAAGGAATTACTATGCCGGGAGGTATAATGAGAGCCGCTTCTATGTTCTGCACCAGGACTTTCTCAGATATGTGCGAAACAG GTTCTTACTGTCTGCTCATTTGAACGACTCATACTGGGCCATTGTCAGGCCAACCAATGGGGCGTTCACTCTCTTCCTGGCTCTGCACACCTGTGACACA gtcAGTGCATATGGATTCATGACCGAAAACTTCAAGAAATACTCCAACTACTATGTTCAAAGAAATATTAAAACCAGGGTTATATTCTATGCCAACCACGACTATTACCAGGAGTTGAGAATGTGGAAAAAACTGCACCAGAGCAAAATATTAAAACTGTATGAACGACTGGAATCAGAGAGTGTGACTGAGAAGCCACACTGA
- the LOC131464500 gene encoding alpha-N-acetylgalactosaminide alpha-2,6-sialyltransferase 1-like isoform X2 produces MPLLSRSFFKRLPHFDFEEVYDMDAKSKQTTCAQSLRNSEDQDFKKAFLPNIGLFLHKDSINMSKWNQLSHFNSPFGFMESHHDDVMPAVKLIPKPIEPLLSPKPGSGGCVRCAVVGGAGILNGSKMGKEIDSHDYVFRMNGAVIKGYEEDVGNRTSVYVHTAHSITTSLYVFKQYGYTSVPADEDIKFVLIPEGMRDFIWLESLLKGEKITKNSYRNAVPRNYYAGRYNESRFYVLHQDFLRYVRNRFLLSAHLNDSYWAIVRPTNGAFTLFLALHTCDTVSAYGFMTENFKKYSNYYVQRNIKTRVIFYANHDYYQELRMWKKLHQSKILKLYERLESESVTEKPH; encoded by the exons ATGCCGCTCCTCTCAAGAAGTTTCTTCAAAAGGCTTCCTCACTTTGATTTCGAGGAGGTTTATGACATGGACGCTAAGAGCAAACAGACG ACATGTGCTCAGTCTCTGCGCAACTCTGAGGACCAGGACTTTAAGAAGGCTTTCCTTCCCAACATAGGATTGTTTCTGCACAAAGACAGTATTAACATGAGCAAGTGGAACCAACTCTCACATTTTAACAGTCCATTTGGTTTCATGGAATCTCACCACGATG ATGTGATGCCTGCAGTGAAGTTGATCCCAAAGCCTATAGAACCTCTTCTCTCCCCAAAGCCAGGCAGTGGTGGCTGTGTGCGCTGTGCAGTGGTGGGCGGTGCAGGGATCCTCAATGGCTCTAAAATGGGGAAAGAGATTGATTCACACGATTATGTTTTTCG GATGAACGGTGCAGTCATCAAAGGGTATGAAGAGGACGTAGGGAACAGAACGTCGGTGTACGTCCACACAGCTCACTCCATCACTACGTCACTGTATGTCTTCAAGCAGTACGGCTACACATCGGTCCCTGCTGACGAG GATATAAAATTTGTGCTGATTCCTGAAGGAATGAGGGATTTCATTTGGCTCGAGTCTCTTCTCAAAGgagaaaaaattacaaaaaactcTTATAGAAATGCAGT ACCAAGGAATTACTATGCCGGGAGGTATAATGAGAGCCGCTTCTATGTTCTGCACCAGGACTTTCTCAGATATGTGCGAAACAG GTTCTTACTGTCTGCTCATTTGAACGACTCATACTGGGCCATTGTCAGGCCAACCAATGGGGCGTTCACTCTCTTCCTGGCTCTGCACACCTGTGACACA gtcAGTGCATATGGATTCATGACCGAAAACTTCAAGAAATACTCCAACTACTATGTTCAAAGAAATATTAAAACCAGGGTTATATTCTATGCCAACCACGACTATTACCAGGAGTTGAGAATGTGGAAAAAACTGCACCAGAGCAAAATATTAAAACTGTATGAACGACTGGAATCAGAGAGTGTGACTGAGAAGCCACACTGA
- the LOC131464501 gene encoding alpha-N-acetylgalactosaminide alpha-2,6-sialyltransferase 1-like, which yields MASKVSGRLCFLVISLTIVLAVLSWDYWLESISSSTFSGNPTEKDVLKGSISPTKAATPMPLLSRSFFKRLPHFDFEEVYDMDAKSKQTTCAQSLRNSEDQDFKKAFLPNIGLFLHKDSINMSKWNQLSHFNNPFGFMEFHHDDVMPAVKLIPKPIEPLLSPKPGSGGCVRCAVVGGAGILNGSKMGKEIDSHDYVFRMNGAVIKGYEEDVGNRTSVYVHTAHSITTSLTVFKQYGYTSVPADEDIKFVLIPEGMRDFIWLKALIKREKFNKKVNEELYAGKYNESRFYVLHQDFLRYVRNRFLMSAHSKDSLWSIVSPSAGAFTLFLALHTCDTVSAYGFMTENYKNFSNYYVQRNIKTRVAFFANHDYIQEMKLWKKLHQSKIIRLYERV from the exons ATGGCATCCAAGGTCTCAGGACGTCTTTGTTTCTTGGTGATTTCACTGACCATTGTACTTGCAGTGCTATCATGGGATTATTGGCTGGAGAGCATCAG CTCGAGTACTTTCTCAGGAAATCCCACAGAAAAGGACGTGTTAAAAGGTTCCATTTCACCGACAAAGGCCGCGACTCCTATGCCGCTCCTCTCAAGAAGTTTCTTCAAAAGGCTTCCTCACTTTGATTTCGAGGAGGTTTATGACATGGACGCTAAGAGCAAACAGACG ACATGTGCTCAGTCTCTGCGCAACTCTGAGGACCAGGACTTTAAGAAGGCTTTCCTTCCCAACATAGGATTGTTTCTGCACAAAGACAGTATTAACATGAGCAAGTGGAACCAACTCTCACATTTTAACAATCCATTTGGTTTCATGGAATTTCACCACGATG ATGTGATGCCTGCAGTGAAGTTGATCCCAAAGCCTATAGAACCTCTTCTCTCCCCAAAGCCAGGAAGTGGTGGCTGTGTGCGCTGTGCAGTGGTGGGCGGTGCAGGGATCCTCAATGGCTCTAAAATGGGGAAAGAGATTGATTCACATGATTATGTTTTTCG GATGAACGGTGCAGTCATCAAAGGGTATGAAGAGGACGTAGGGAACAGAACGTCGGTGTACGTTCACACAGCTCACTCCATCACTACGTCACTGACAGTCTTCAAGCAGTACGGCTACACATCGGTCCCTGCTGATGAG GATATAAAATTTGTGCTGATTCCTGAAGGAATGAGGGATTTCATTTGGCTCAAGGCTCTTATCAAACGAgaaaaatttaacaaaaaagtaaacGA GGAGTTGTATGCTGGGAAGTATAATGAGAGCCGCTTCTATGTGCTGCACCAGGACTTTCTCAGATATGTGCGAAACAG GTTCTTGATGTCTGCTCATTCGAAAGACTCACTCTGGTCCATTGTCAGTCCAAGCGCTGGGGCATTCACTCTCTTCCTGGCCCTGCACACTTGTGACACA GTCAGTGCATATGGATTTATGACTGAGAACTACAAGAACTTCTCCAACTACTATGTACAAAGAAATATTAAAACCAGGGTTGCTTTCTTTGCCAACCACGACTATATTCAGGAAATGAAACTCTGGAAAAAACTGCACCAGAGCAAAATAATAAGGCTGTATGAAAGAGTGTGa
- the LOC131463854 gene encoding alpha-N-acetylgalactosaminide alpha-2,6-sialyltransferase 1-like yields MAFKVSGRVCSLVISLTIVLAVLSWDYWLESISSSTFSGNPTEKDVLKGSNSPTKAATPIPLPSRGFFKRLPHFDFEEVYDMDAKSKQTTCAQSLRNSEDQDFKKAFLPNIGLFLHKDSINMSKWNQLSHFNNPFGFMNIRHNDVMPAVKLIPKPIEPLLSPKPGSGGCVRCAVVGGAGILNGSKMGKEIDSHDYVFRMNGAVIKGYEEDVGNRTSVYVGVLLTSSSRLYPNVEMHVALDKSIC; encoded by the exons ATGGCATTCAAGGTCTCAGGACGTGTTTGTTCCTTGGTGATTTCACTGACCATTGTACTTGCAGTGCTATCATGGGATTATTGGCTGGAGAGCATCAG CTCGAGTACTTTCTCAGGAAATCCCACAGAAAAGGACGTGTTAAAAGGTTCCAATTCACCGACAAAGGCTGCGACTCCCATCCCGCTCCCCTCCAGAGGTTTCTTCAAAAGGCTTCCTCACTTTGATTTCGAGGAGGTTTATGACATGGACGCTAAGAGCAAACAGACG aCCTGTGCTCAGTCTCTGCGCAACTCTGAGGACCAGGACTTTAAGAAGGCTTTCCTTCCCAACATAGGATTGTTTCTGCACAAAGACAGTATTAACATGAGCAAGTGGAACCAACTCTCACATTTTAACAATCCATTTGGTTTCATGAACATTCGCCACAACG ATGTGATGCCTGCAGTGAAGTTGATCCCAAAGCCTATAGAACCTCTTCTCTCCCCAAAGCCAGGAAGTGGTGGCTGTGTGCGCTGTGCAGTGGTGGGCGGTGCAGGGATCCTCAATGGCTCTAAAATGGGGAAAGAGATTGATTCACACGATTATGTTTTTCG GATGAACGGTGCAGTCATCAAAGGGTATGAAGAGGACGTAGGGAACAGAACGTCGGTGTACGTTGGtgtcttacttacttctagctctcgtttgtacccaaatgttgaaatgcacgtagctttggataaaagcatctgctaa